The following are encoded in a window of Mumia flava genomic DNA:
- a CDS encoding glycoside hydrolase family 3 N-terminal domain-containing protein, which translates to MSSATSDSVRRDALRVIMGAFEGEAIPEWLPALVDDGLGGICLYGNNLGDSSESVLDLARRVGALSDGLVLTLDEEGGDVTRLHYGHGSPYPGNAVLGRHDDVETTAQVARGIGEELKSGGIWLDLAPDADVNSNPRNPVIGTRSFGADPALVARHTAAWVTGLQAAGVAACVKHFPGHGDTEADSHLALPRVDADAATLRERELVPFTAAARAGAAAVMTSHIVLPALDAENPATMSRAVLTGLLRDELAYEGLIVTDALDMAGASATIGVPAAAVRALAAGADLLCIGPNLRGRGVEDIVDVVDAIVAAVDDGSLARDRLRDAAARVDALAATYGTGARAADADVVAAGLAAGEVAAAAVQDALGPLPQGTPRVLQVRAHANLAVGEAAWGDLGLEGVVPRVVDADTLPAADELAAGDGPLVVVTRGATNVALVWDWLRAVTERRPDAVVVETAWPSPDLHALPRVLRTWGSSVTATRAAGHVIAEALAGAVDTTGAHR; encoded by the coding sequence ATGAGCTCTGCGACCTCCGACTCGGTGCGCCGCGACGCGCTCCGGGTGATCATGGGTGCCTTCGAGGGCGAGGCGATCCCGGAATGGCTGCCGGCGCTCGTCGACGACGGCCTCGGCGGGATCTGCTTGTACGGCAACAACCTCGGCGACTCGAGCGAGTCGGTGCTCGACCTCGCGCGGCGGGTCGGGGCGCTGTCCGACGGGCTCGTGCTCACGCTCGACGAGGAGGGTGGGGACGTCACGCGGCTGCACTACGGCCACGGCAGCCCGTACCCGGGCAACGCCGTCCTCGGCCGCCACGACGACGTGGAGACGACCGCGCAGGTCGCCCGTGGGATCGGCGAGGAGCTGAAGTCGGGCGGGATCTGGCTCGACCTGGCGCCCGACGCCGACGTGAACTCCAACCCGCGCAACCCGGTGATCGGGACCCGCAGCTTCGGCGCCGACCCTGCACTGGTCGCGCGGCACACCGCGGCGTGGGTGACGGGGCTCCAGGCCGCCGGGGTGGCCGCGTGCGTGAAGCACTTCCCCGGCCATGGCGACACGGAGGCGGACTCGCACCTCGCGCTCCCCCGCGTCGACGCCGACGCCGCGACGCTGCGCGAGCGCGAGCTCGTCCCGTTCACAGCGGCCGCCCGGGCCGGCGCCGCCGCGGTGATGACCTCGCACATCGTGCTGCCCGCGCTCGACGCCGAGAACCCGGCGACGATGAGCCGGGCGGTCCTGACGGGCCTGCTGCGCGACGAGCTCGCGTACGAAGGGCTGATCGTCACCGACGCCCTCGACATGGCGGGCGCCAGCGCGACGATCGGCGTCCCGGCGGCAGCCGTACGCGCGCTCGCGGCCGGAGCGGACCTGCTGTGCATCGGCCCGAACCTGCGGGGCCGCGGTGTCGAGGACATCGTCGACGTCGTGGATGCGATCGTCGCCGCCGTCGACGACGGTTCGTTGGCGCGCGACCGGCTGCGTGACGCCGCCGCCCGCGTGGACGCCCTCGCCGCGACGTACGGGACGGGCGCACGCGCGGCCGACGCCGACGTGGTCGCTGCCGGGCTCGCGGCCGGTGAGGTGGCCGCGGCTGCGGTCCAGGACGCGCTCGGCCCGCTCCCGCAGGGGACGCCGCGGGTCCTGCAGGTCCGCGCGCACGCGAACCTCGCCGTCGGAGAGGCGGCCTGGGGCGACCTCGGCCTGGAGGGTGTCGTGCCACGCGTCGTGGACGCCGACACGCTGCCTGCGGCCGACGAGTTGGCTGCCGGCGACGGCCCGCTGGTCGTCGTGACCCGCGGCGCGACCAACGTCGCTCTCGTGTGGGACTGGCTGCGTGCCGTCACCGAGCGTCGGCCCGACGCGGTCGTCGTCGAGACCGCCTGGCCGTCGCCGGACCTGCACGCGCTGCCCCGCGTGCTGCGCACCTGGGGCTCGTCCGTCACCGCGACCCGGGCCGCCGGGCACGTGATCGCGGAGGCGCTGGCCGGAGCGGTCGACACCACGGGAGCGCACCGATGA
- a CDS encoding carbohydrate ABC transporter permease, with protein sequence MTDDGAVRAPQQPAATTAGPDRGGKRRTRRRPGGYLLLIPTLAVLILGLGYPLVRQVMMSFQEFGLAQQFGTADPGWIGLGNYVEILTDPTTWAVIVRSVVFCFVCAFVTMTIGMAVALLMRQVSTAARIILQVSMLAAWATPLIASLTVWNWLFDQRYGVVNWLLVKVGFERFDDYSWLANSTTFFLVAGVIVIWMSVPFVVFSLYAALTQVPEETIEAAQLDGASRTQRFRHIILPTIRPVLSIVMLLQIVWDLRVFAQINYLQSAGGIRSETHLLGTYLYQLGIGQSAYGVASAVAMVMLALTLALTFGYVRSLLREERA encoded by the coding sequence ATGACTGACGACGGAGCCGTGCGCGCCCCGCAGCAGCCGGCGGCCACGACGGCCGGTCCCGACCGCGGCGGGAAGCGCCGCACGCGACGTCGGCCCGGCGGCTACCTGCTGCTGATCCCCACCCTCGCCGTCCTGATCCTCGGCCTCGGCTACCCGCTGGTGCGCCAGGTCATGATGTCGTTCCAGGAGTTCGGCCTCGCCCAGCAGTTCGGCACCGCCGATCCCGGGTGGATCGGCCTCGGCAACTACGTCGAGATCCTCACCGACCCGACGACGTGGGCCGTGATCGTCCGCTCGGTCGTCTTCTGCTTCGTGTGCGCGTTCGTCACCATGACGATCGGCATGGCGGTCGCGCTGCTGATGCGGCAGGTCTCGACGGCCGCCCGCATCATCCTCCAGGTCTCGATGCTCGCCGCGTGGGCGACGCCGCTGATCGCGAGCCTCACGGTCTGGAACTGGCTGTTCGACCAGCGGTACGGGGTCGTGAACTGGCTCCTCGTCAAGGTCGGCTTCGAGCGGTTCGACGACTACAGCTGGCTCGCGAACTCCACGACGTTCTTCCTCGTCGCCGGTGTCATCGTCATCTGGATGAGCGTCCCGTTCGTCGTCTTCAGCCTGTACGCGGCGCTGACCCAGGTGCCCGAGGAGACGATCGAGGCCGCGCAGCTCGACGGCGCGTCGCGGACGCAGCGCTTCCGGCACATCATCCTGCCGACGATCCGGCCCGTGCTGTCGATCGTCATGCTGCTCCAGATCGTCTGGGACCTGCGCGTCTTCGCCCAGATCAACTACCTCCAGAGCGCCGGCGGGATCCGGAGCGAGACCCACCTGCTCGGCACGTACCTGTACCAGCTCGGCATCGGCCAGAGCGCGTACGGCGTCGCCTCGGCCGTCGCCATGGTGATGCTCGCCCTGACGCTGGCGCTGACCTTCGGCTACGTCCGCTCGCTGCTGCGTGAGGAGCGCGCATGA
- a CDS encoding extracellular solute-binding protein, protein MKLTRLAALGVASALALTACGGSDSDDTASDTPPETMKLWLAGETDTPEELVNWLESTYEADHEGTDLEIQQIDWGELIPRLQTALSSEDQTPDVFEVGNTQSPTFTAAGAFTDLSDKMDELGDNIGPEGFLEAGAYEGAQYAVPYYWGSRYVFFSKKAFTDAGIEVPTTLEEFSTAAAALKKQGNKDYSGFWRPGQDWRNGISWMFANGGDIATLDGDTWTGQLSSEGSVAGLEQWQALGDTTTAPVDGLDSEAWVPFNNGEAAMFMAPSWARWSVEEKLADDLGALALPGVDGDAAPVFAGGSNIGISAKSPNQDEAFELLQLIYSDEYQQMLAENGLGPANSDFTSAMGDDEFAQAAIAAASNAKLTPASPAWTDIETSGLMEEFFGKIAAGGDVAALAAEYDEKLEAALNG, encoded by the coding sequence ATGAAGCTGACACGACTGGCGGCCCTGGGCGTGGCCTCGGCGCTCGCCCTGACCGCGTGCGGCGGTTCGGACTCCGACGACACCGCGTCGGACACCCCGCCGGAGACCATGAAGCTCTGGCTCGCGGGCGAGACCGACACGCCCGAGGAGCTCGTCAACTGGCTCGAGAGCACCTACGAGGCTGACCACGAGGGCACCGACCTCGAGATCCAGCAGATCGACTGGGGCGAGCTCATCCCGCGTCTCCAGACCGCGCTGTCGAGCGAGGACCAGACCCCGGACGTGTTCGAGGTCGGCAACACCCAGTCGCCCACCTTCACCGCGGCCGGCGCCTTCACCGACCTGAGCGACAAGATGGACGAGCTCGGCGACAACATCGGCCCGGAGGGCTTCCTCGAGGCCGGTGCGTACGAGGGCGCGCAGTACGCGGTCCCGTACTACTGGGGCTCGCGCTACGTGTTCTTCAGCAAGAAGGCCTTCACCGACGCCGGGATCGAGGTCCCGACCACGCTCGAGGAGTTCAGCACCGCCGCCGCGGCGCTGAAGAAGCAGGGCAACAAGGACTACTCGGGCTTCTGGCGTCCCGGCCAGGACTGGCGCAACGGCATCTCCTGGATGTTCGCCAACGGCGGCGACATCGCCACTCTCGACGGTGACACCTGGACCGGTCAGCTCTCGTCGGAGGGCTCGGTCGCCGGCCTCGAGCAGTGGCAGGCGCTCGGCGACACGACGACCGCTCCGGTCGACGGTCTCGACTCCGAGGCGTGGGTGCCCTTCAACAACGGCGAGGCCGCCATGTTCATGGCGCCGAGCTGGGCCCGCTGGAGCGTCGAGGAGAAGCTCGCCGACGACCTGGGCGCGCTCGCGCTGCCCGGTGTCGACGGTGACGCCGCCCCGGTGTTCGCCGGCGGCTCCAACATCGGCATCTCGGCCAAGTCCCCGAACCAGGACGAGGCCTTCGAGCTCCTGCAGCTGATCTACAGCGACGAGTACCAGCAGATGCTCGCCGAGAACGGCCTCGGCCCGGCCAACTCGGACTTCACCTCGGCGATGGGTGACGACGAGTTCGCGCAGGCCGCGATCGCCGCGGCCTCCAACGCCAAGCTGACGCCCGCGTCGCCGGCGTGGACCGACATCGAGACCTCCGGTCTGATGGAGGAGTTCTTCGGCAAGATCGCCGCCGGTGGCGACGTCGCCGCGCTCGCTGCCGAGTACGACGAGAAGCTCGAGGCCGCTCTCAACGGCTGA
- the nagB gene encoding glucosamine-6-phosphate deaminase: protein MEVVICSSAEQIGAHVADVYAEVLRGDDPVIGLATGSSPLVAYGELIRRHREDGLSFAHATAFLLDEYAGLARSHPESYHAVIRRELVDHVDIDPARVHSPDGEAHDLAEECRRYDAAIEAVGGVDVQLLGIGTDGHIGFNEPMSSLSSRTRPKTLTQQTREDNARFFDSIDDVPHHVLTQGLGTIRTAHHLLLVATGAGKADAVAAAVEGPLAARCPASILQLHPHATVFVDEAAASGLEYADYYRYAYAHKPAWQTF from the coding sequence GTGGAGGTCGTGATCTGCTCGTCGGCCGAGCAGATCGGTGCGCACGTCGCCGACGTGTACGCCGAGGTGCTGCGCGGAGACGACCCGGTGATCGGGCTGGCGACGGGCTCGTCGCCGCTGGTCGCGTACGGCGAGCTGATCCGCCGGCACCGTGAGGACGGGCTGTCGTTCGCGCACGCGACCGCGTTCCTGCTCGACGAGTACGCAGGGCTCGCGCGGTCGCACCCCGAGTCGTACCACGCGGTGATCCGGCGCGAGCTCGTCGACCACGTCGACATCGACCCGGCACGGGTGCATTCCCCCGACGGCGAGGCTCACGACCTCGCCGAGGAGTGCCGGCGCTACGACGCGGCGATCGAGGCCGTCGGCGGCGTCGACGTGCAGCTGCTGGGGATCGGGACGGACGGCCACATCGGGTTCAACGAGCCGATGTCGTCGCTGTCGTCACGGACCCGCCCGAAGACCCTGACGCAGCAGACCCGCGAGGACAACGCACGGTTCTTCGACTCGATCGACGACGTGCCGCACCACGTGCTGACGCAAGGCCTCGGGACCATCCGTACGGCCCATCACCTGCTCCTGGTCGCGACCGGCGCCGGCAAGGCCGACGCGGTCGCCGCAGCGGTCGAGGGTCCGCTCGCAGCGCGGTGCCCTGCATCGATCCTCCAGCTGCACCCGCACGCGACGGTGTTCGTGGACGAGGCAGCGGCATCGGGACTGGAGTACGCCGACTACTACCGCTACGCGTACGCCCACAAGCCCGCCTGGCAGACCTTCTGA
- a CDS encoding ROK family protein, with protein MSAPRTAVRIGLDIGGTKIHGVAADAATGAVLAETRTASRRGPGGVVASALDIVKRLVDELPDDTSLLSVGVGVPGAVDARGVLTNAVNLDVTAPLDLAGELTSALSVPVTVNNDVNAAARGAATWLAGLGEPEDVALLSVGTGLAAGFVLGGRVRRGASGLVGEIGHLSVQPDGPRCSCGQNGCLELYASGSGLARQWPYDGSVPAPVALFDAADTGDEAAIAIRSSFIGWLSEAIRIATLSVDPARVVLTGGVMRLGDRIMEPLFERLDVDETASPFVASLRLRERTIALPPDHPAAALGAAELSVGSDRDDTTTEGESPWRS; from the coding sequence ATGAGCGCGCCGCGGACCGCCGTACGGATCGGGCTCGACATCGGCGGCACGAAGATCCACGGGGTCGCCGCCGACGCCGCGACCGGTGCGGTGCTCGCGGAGACGCGAACGGCCTCGCGCCGGGGACCGGGCGGCGTGGTCGCCTCCGCCCTCGACATCGTCAAGCGGCTCGTCGACGAGCTCCCCGACGACACGAGCCTGCTGTCGGTCGGCGTCGGGGTGCCCGGAGCCGTCGACGCACGCGGCGTGCTGACGAACGCCGTCAATCTCGACGTCACCGCGCCGCTCGACCTCGCCGGCGAGCTCACCTCGGCCCTGTCCGTGCCGGTCACCGTGAACAACGACGTGAACGCCGCGGCACGCGGTGCGGCGACCTGGCTGGCCGGTCTCGGTGAGCCGGAGGACGTCGCGCTGCTGTCGGTCGGCACCGGGCTCGCAGCGGGGTTCGTGCTCGGCGGACGGGTCCGCCGCGGCGCGAGCGGCCTGGTCGGCGAGATCGGGCACCTCTCCGTACAGCCCGACGGGCCGCGCTGCTCGTGCGGCCAGAACGGCTGCCTCGAGCTGTACGCGTCGGGCAGCGGCCTGGCGCGGCAGTGGCCGTACGACGGGTCGGTCCCGGCGCCGGTCGCGCTGTTCGACGCCGCCGACACCGGGGACGAGGCCGCGATCGCGATCCGCAGCTCGTTCATCGGCTGGTTGTCCGAGGCGATCCGGATCGCGACGCTGTCGGTCGATCCGGCGCGGGTCGTCCTCACCGGCGGCGTGATGCGCCTCGGCGACCGGATCATGGAGCCGCTGTTCGAGCGGCTCGACGTCGACGAGACCGCCTCGCCGTTCGTCGCGAGCCTGCGGCTGCGCGAGCGGACCATCGCTCTGCCGCCGGACCACCCGGCGGCCGCGCTCGGAGCGGCCGAGCTGTCGGTCGGCTCGGACCGCGACGACACCACAACCGAAGGAGAGTCCCCGTGGAGGTCGTGA
- a CDS encoding ROK family transcriptional regulator: MLERTTPPSGERTMPPLRPRSTRRSSDKVLPADTRRHHLSLVLQCLVDDGPLSRADLARATSLTRVTVSDLVSELLADGLVAELGTKPGVRAGKPATLIGLVDDAALIVALDLSDDATLHGALLDLRGAVLTREAVALDGARGDDAVDLVVALAQRLVADAEHQVIGVGIGTPGVVDDKGVVRQAPNLGWYELPLAQLVTDRLGLPVSIANDANIAALAECTFGSGNAHGLLLVAVGHGVGGGILMDGAVLGGPLMSAGEIGHVVVEPGGLPCACGNRGCLETLLAVPRLRARLAGCDADERAAELAAVGSTLGAALAPIVTTLGIADVVLYGPTELLDGPLLEAVRDEVAGRSMPVVTESLDVRMASLARDVVLTGAAAQVRFAQLGVV, translated from the coding sequence ATGCTCGAGCGGACGACTCCCCCCAGCGGCGAACGCACGATGCCGCCGTTGCGGCCTCGTTCGACCCGCCGTTCCTCCGACAAGGTGCTGCCGGCCGACACCCGCCGCCACCACCTGTCGCTCGTGCTCCAGTGCCTCGTCGACGACGGGCCGCTGAGCCGTGCGGACCTGGCCCGCGCCACCTCGCTGACGCGGGTGACGGTCTCCGACCTGGTCTCCGAGCTCCTCGCCGACGGTCTCGTCGCCGAGCTCGGCACGAAGCCCGGCGTCCGCGCCGGCAAGCCCGCGACGCTGATCGGCCTCGTGGACGACGCCGCTCTGATCGTCGCCCTCGACCTCTCCGACGACGCCACCCTCCACGGCGCTCTGCTCGACCTGCGCGGCGCGGTGCTGACCCGTGAGGCGGTCGCGCTGGACGGCGCCCGCGGTGACGACGCGGTCGACCTCGTCGTCGCGCTGGCGCAGCGGCTGGTCGCCGACGCCGAGCACCAGGTGATCGGGGTCGGCATCGGCACACCCGGTGTGGTCGACGACAAGGGCGTGGTGCGCCAGGCCCCGAACCTCGGGTGGTACGAGCTGCCGCTCGCGCAGCTCGTGACGGACCGGCTCGGCCTGCCGGTCTCCATCGCCAACGACGCGAACATCGCCGCGCTCGCCGAGTGCACCTTCGGCAGCGGGAACGCCCACGGCCTCCTCCTGGTCGCGGTCGGGCACGGTGTCGGTGGCGGCATCCTGATGGACGGCGCCGTGCTCGGCGGCCCTCTGATGTCCGCGGGCGAGATCGGCCACGTCGTCGTGGAGCCCGGCGGACTCCCGTGCGCCTGCGGCAACCGCGGGTGCCTGGAGACGCTCCTGGCGGTCCCCCGGCTCCGTGCCCGTCTCGCCGGGTGCGACGCCGACGAGCGAGCAGCGGAGCTCGCAGCGGTCGGCTCGACGCTGGGAGCGGCGCTCGCCCCGATCGTCACCACGCTCGGGATCGCCGACGTCGTGCTCTACGGCCCGACCGAGCTGCTCGACGGGCCTCTCCTGGAGGCGGTCCGCGACGAGGTCGCCGGCCGCAGCATGCCGGTAGTGACCGAGAGCCTGGACGTGCGGATGGCGTCGCTCGCGCGCGACGTCGTCCTCACCGGCGCGGCGGCCCAGGTCCGCTTCGCCCAGCTAGGGGTGGTCTGA
- a CDS encoding carbohydrate ABC transporter permease, whose protein sequence is MTTTTVRRRRRTGRRALSAFAIVLALVWAFPVYWMVNSSFQPVGKLRAPTPAWVPFGSGTSGEAYGRVLDADFWDSMQLSLTVTFLSVAAGLVFAFLAALAISRFRIRGKATFIVVILVVQMIPAEALFISQYKMLSGWGLFNSVAGLTLLYLAMILPFTVWMLRGFVAGVPAELEEAAMVDGCSRFRAFFTITFPLLAPGLVAAGVYGFLQCWNEITLATVVMDPSNRTVPLWLQGMTTVSNEAIDWPAVMAGATLVAVPVIGLFMFVQNRMTSGMVSGAVKG, encoded by the coding sequence ATGACCACCACCACCGTCCGCCGCCGGCGCAGGACCGGGCGCCGCGCGCTCTCCGCGTTCGCGATCGTGCTCGCCCTCGTGTGGGCGTTCCCCGTCTACTGGATGGTCAACAGCTCGTTCCAGCCCGTCGGCAAGCTCCGAGCCCCGACCCCGGCGTGGGTCCCGTTCGGCAGCGGCACCAGCGGCGAGGCGTACGGGCGGGTGCTCGACGCCGACTTCTGGGACTCGATGCAGCTGTCGCTGACCGTCACGTTCCTCTCGGTCGCGGCGGGGCTGGTGTTCGCGTTCCTCGCGGCGCTCGCGATCTCGCGCTTCCGGATCCGCGGCAAGGCGACGTTCATCGTGGTGATCCTGGTGGTCCAGATGATCCCCGCGGAGGCGCTGTTCATCAGCCAGTACAAGATGCTGTCCGGGTGGGGTCTGTTCAACTCCGTCGCCGGCCTGACGCTGCTCTACCTCGCGATGATCCTGCCGTTCACGGTCTGGATGCTGCGCGGGTTCGTCGCCGGCGTCCCCGCTGAGCTGGAGGAGGCAGCGATGGTCGACGGCTGCAGCCGCTTCCGCGCCTTCTTCACCATCACCTTCCCGCTGCTGGCGCCCGGCCTGGTCGCCGCCGGCGTGTACGGGTTCCTCCAGTGCTGGAACGAGATCACGCTCGCGACCGTCGTGATGGACCCGTCGAACCGTACGGTGCCCCTGTGGCTCCAGGGCATGACGACGGTCTCCAACGAGGCGATCGACTGGCCGGCCGTGATGGCGGGCGCGACGCTGGTCGCGGTCCCGGTGATCGGGCTGTTCATGTTCGTCCAGAACAGGATGACCTCGGGCATGGTCTCCGGAGCGGTCAAGGGATGA